The nucleotide sequence GCAAGAGTGCTTGCCCTTGACCCAAGAAAGGTGAGAGTTATTGCAAACCCACTTGGTGGAGGATTTGGTGGAAAGGATGAGATAACAACACAGATACATCTTGCTCTCCTTACTTATTACACAAAGAGACCTGTAAAAATGGTTATCTCAAGAGAGGAATCCATGATTTTCTCCTGGAAGAGACACCCAATGATCTTAAGATACAAAACAGGAGTTAAGAAGGATGGGACACTTGTAGCAAACGAGGTTTACATCTATGCTGATACAGGAGCATACGCCTCTCTTGGTGGACCTGTGGTAAATCTTGCTGTGGAACACTCCTGCGGTCCATACAGGATACCAAATACACACATTGAGGGCTTCTGCATATACACAAACAATGGAGTAGCTGGTGCCTTCAGAGGATTTGGAGTAAATCAGGTAACCTTTGCCATGGAATCTCAGATGGATGAAATTGCAAGAAAACTCAATATGGATCCAGTGGAGTTAAGAAGAAAGAATATCTTAAAGAGAGGAGAAGAGACTGGAATTGGAAGTGTAATTGAAACCAGTATGGGACTTAAAGAGATTCTTGACGAGATTGAGAAATCTGAAATCTACAAAAAAAGAGAGAAAATAAAAGTGTCAGATAAACCATGGATAAAAAGAGGGGTTGGCATAGCAATATCATATCAGGGAACAGGACTTGGAGTTGGTCTTCCAGATTATGGGTCTGCTTGGATAGAGATGAGGAAGGATGGCGGATTTAATGTATTTGCAGGAAATGTTGATGTGGGACAGGGTTTACAAACAAGTTTTAAACTTATTGCCTTAGAGACACTCTGCTTGAGAGATGAAAGAAAGATTCATATAATAACAGGGGACACCCATCTTACACCTGATTCTGGCACATCCACTGCCTCTGCAGGAACATACAGAGGTGGTAGAGCAATCCATATGGCAGGAATAAAAATGAGAGATTTATTAAAAAAACATACCTCCCAAATACTGGGTGAAGATGAAAAGAATCTTGAAATAGAGGATGGGGTCATCTTTGTAAAGGATAATCCAGAAAAAAGAGTAAGCTATGAGGAACTTGGAGAGTATCTTTCCAAAAAGGGAAGACTTCCAAAAACAGAGGGGCATTTCTATTTCCCAACATCAAAAACAAAAATACCTGGTGCCTTTGGTCTTCCTCATTACATCTTCAGTTTTTCAGGAAGTGTAGCCCTTGTTGAGGTAAACACATTAACAGGCAAAGTGAATCTTATAAAAGCTGTAAATATAATTGACGGTGGAAGAGTAATTAACAAGATTGGATTTGAAGGTCAATCTGAAGGTGGAATAGTAATGGGTATGGGATATGCTCTTATGGAGGATACAATTATAGAGAATGGATACTTTCTAACAGAGAACTTCTCCACATACATAATTCCAACAATAAAGGATGCACCAAAAGAGATAGAGACAATACCTGTTGAGACATATGAGGAACTTGGACCTTACGGAGA is from Caldisericia bacterium and encodes:
- a CDS encoding xanthine dehydrogenase family protein molybdopterin-binding subunit, which encodes MKIKVEKPVEKKEKWIGKKVPQILSSKKVTGKLKYPSDIYLENMLWGVVVRSKYPHAVIKRIDTTKAENFPGVVKVLTWRDIPGENGFGIVVHDQPALCKDKVRYVGDAVALIAAETREIAEKARELVEIDYEPLPVVKDPILAMSEDSPKVHEKGNIHLHTVINKGDIDKGFSEADLIIENEYRTGRQEHAYLETESGVAYYDEDTDLLTVWCGGQYAFRDQIQIARVLALDPRKVRVIANPLGGGFGGKDEITTQIHLALLTYYTKRPVKMVISREESMIFSWKRHPMILRYKTGVKKDGTLVANEVYIYADTGAYASLGGPVVNLAVEHSCGPYRIPNTHIEGFCIYTNNGVAGAFRGFGVNQVTFAMESQMDEIARKLNMDPVELRRKNILKRGEETGIGSVIETSMGLKEILDEIEKSEIYKKREKIKVSDKPWIKRGVGIAISYQGTGLGVGLPDYGSAWIEMRKDGGFNVFAGNVDVGQGLQTSFKLIALETLCLRDERKIHIITGDTHLTPDSGTSTASAGTYRGGRAIHMAGIKMRDLLKKHTSQILGEDEKNLEIEDGVIFVKDNPEKRVSYEELGEYLSKKGRLPKTEGHFYFPTSKTKIPGAFGLPHYIFSFSGSVALVEVNTLTGKVNLIKAVNIIDGGRVINKIGFEGQSEGGIVMGMGYALMEDTIIENGYFLTENFSTYIIPTIKDAPKEIETIPVETYEELGPYGEKGIGETVMVPIAPAITNGIFDAVGARIKQIPATPERVFWAIRKKEGK